CCCCAATCCCTGGCCGTGGCGGACGTGAACGGCGACGGGTTGCCCGACATCGTCGTCGCCAACACGGCCGACAACACGGTTTCCGTCCTGCTGAACACGACCTCGCCCGGGGGGAAAGCCCCCTCGTTCGCCACCCAGCAAACCTTCGCCACGGGCAGTTCGCCGAGCGGAGTGGCGGTGGACGACGTGAACGGTGACGGCAAGCCCGATATTACGACGGCAAACGCGGGCGACGACACCGTGTCGGTCCTCTTGAACACGACGCCGGCTGGGGCGACGACGGCGGCATTCACAAACCAAAAAACCTTCGCCACCGGAACGACGCCCACCGCCGTCGCGGTGGCCGACGTGAACGGCGACGGCAAACCCGACTTGCTCGTCGCGAATTCCGGCGCGAACAGTGTCAGCGTGCTGGTGAACACGACGCCAGCGGGCGCCACAACGCCCTCGTTCGCCACCCAGCAAACCTTCGCCACAGGAACGCAGCCCGTTTCCTTGACCGCCGACGACCTGAACGGCGACGGCAAACCCGACCTGATTGTCGCGGACCAACTCGGCAACGACATCTCCGTGCTGGTGAACACGTCGCTGCCGGGTTCCTCGACACCGACCTTCGCCGCCCAACAAACCTTCGCCGCGGGCAACACACCGGCGTTCCTGGCGACGGGGGATTTGAACACCGACGGGTTGCCCGACGTCGTCGTCGCCAACAACGGCGACAACAGCCTGTCGGTTTTGTTCAACACGACCCAGTTAGGCGCGCCTAAGATCGCGCCGGCGTTCCCGACGGCCGCAACATCCGCGACCGGGGACAAAGCCAACAGGGTCACCGCGGGGGATCTCAACGGTGACGGGTTGCCCGACCTCGTCGTGGCGAACGTCGAGGACGGAGACGTGTCGGCGTATTTAAACGAGACCCCGCCCGCGGCTACCACCTTCTCGTTCGCCGCCCAACAAACCTTCGCCACCGGGTCCACCCCTTTTCAGGTCGCCATCGGGGACGTGAACGGCGACGGGTTGCCCGATCTCGTCGTCTCCGGCGCGGGCGGCGGGGTGGCGGTGCTGCTGAATACGACGCCGCCGGGTGCGACCACGCTGTCGTTCGCGGCCCCGCAAATCTTCGCCACCGGTAGCGGACCGGGCGCAATTCAACTCGCGGACGTGAACGGCGACGGCAAACTCGACATCGTCATTGCCGACGAGAACAGTAACGACGTGTCCGTCCTACTCAACTCGACAACCCCGGGTGCGACCACGCCCTCGTTCGCGACTGCCCAGACGTTTGCAGTCGGCCGAACTCCCTTGGGGCTAGCGGTCGGGGACGTGAACGGTGACGGCCTGCCCGACCTCATCGTTACCAATTCGTCCGACAACACGGTTTCCGTATTGCTAAACGACACTACGCCGGGAGCCACCGTAGCGGCATTCGCGACCCAACAAACGTTCGCTACGGGATCGTTTCCCGATTCGGTCGCTCTCGGCGACGTCAACGGCGACGGTCTGCCCGATCTCGTGATCACGAATTTCGATGATAATGACATCTCGGTGCTGTTGAACGCGACGACTTTTGGCGCGTCCGCCCCGACCTTCGCCTTCGCCACCCAGCAGACCTTCGCCACAGGTGCCGGTCCTAACTATGCCCTACTGGGGGATGTGAACGGCGACGGCCGCCCCGATGTCGTGGTGGCTAACAAGAACGAGAACGACGTTTCGGTACTGTTGAACGCGACGACCCCTGGTGCGTCCGCCCCGGCGTTCGCCACCCAACAGACGTTCGCTACGGGGGCGCTTCCCACGGCGGTGACGCTGGCTCAGGTGAACGGCGACGGTCGCCCGGACCTGGCCGTGGTCAACTTCCAGGACTCGTCGGTCTCCGTGCTGGCCAACACGCCGGCCACGATCACCCGCGGCCAGGCCACGGGCACGATCGTTGAAAGTGGTTCGCCACCAACCGTCCCGTTCTCGACTGGCGCGGAGACGGTCGACGCATCGACCGGGACGTTCAGTGTCACGGTCACGATGTCGTCCGCCTCGGCCGTCGACACGACCATCCCGTTCACGGTCGGCGGGACGGCCGTCGCCGGGACCGACTACAGCGGACTGACTGCGTCCCCGCTCGTCGTCCCTGCCGGTCAGACGACCGCCACCATCACCGGCTCACTCATCAGCCACCCGGGCAGCAACCAGACCCTGACGCTCACCCTCGGCACCCCGACCAACGCCACTCTCGGAACGACCACCGCCAATACCCTGACGATCACCGAACCCGCCGCAACGCCGCCGTCCGTTCAATTCGCCACGACTACTGAGATGGTCGACGCATCGACTGGATCGTTTACCGTAACTGTTACCCTGTCGGCCGCGTCGTCCACCGATGCCACGATCCCGTTCACCGTGGGCGGAACGGCCGTCGCCGGGACCGATTACAGCGGACTGACGACATCTCCCCTCGTCATCCCCGCCGGCCAAACGACCGCCACCATCACCGGAACTCTGACCCCGGAAGCCGGGTTCGACCCGACCGGCAAGACCCTAACGCTCACCCTCGGCACCCCGACCAACGCCACACTCGGAACGAACACCACCAACACCCTGACGATCACCGAACCCGCCGCACCGCCGTCCGTCCAGTTCAACACGGCTGCCGAAACGGTGAACGCATCGGCCGGGACGTTCAGCGTAACCGTCAACCTGTCCGCCGCGTCGACCGTGGATACGACCGTACCGTTTACCATCGGCGGCACGGCGGTCGCGGGAACCGATTACAGCGGGCTCACTGCGTCCCCACTCGTTATCCCCGCTGGCCAGACGTCCGCCACCATCACCGGCACACTCATCAGCCATCCGGGTAGCGACCAGACCCTGACACTCACCCTCGGCACCCCGACCAACGCCACTCTCGGCACCACGATAACCAACACCCTGACGATCACCGAACCCGCGGTCGCGACGCTGCCGGCCGTTCAGTTCACCACGACCAGTGAAACTGTCGACGCGACGGCGGGGACGTTCAGCGTGACCGTCACCCTCTCGGCCGCGTCGCCGACTGACACTAGCATCCCGTTCACGGTGGGTGGGACGGCGGCAGCCGGGATCGACTACAGCGGGCTGACCGCGTCCCCGCTCGTCATTCCCGCCGGCCAGACGTCTGCCACCATCACCGGGGCACTCGTCGATGATCCCGGCGCGAACAAGACCCTGACGTTCACACTCGGGGCTCCGACCAACGCCACACTCGGGGCGACCACCACCAACACGCTCACCATCACCGAGCCGTTGGCCAACGTCCAGCCGGAGGTCGGATTCATCAGCCCGACCGAAACCGTCAACGCGGCGGACGGGACGTTCAGCATCACCGTCCAATCTCTCCAGTCGGCCACGGATGTCACAATCCCATTCACCGTTGGGGGAACGGCCGTCGCCGGGGTCGACTACACCGGGCTGACGGCATCTCCGCTCGTCATTCCCGCTGGCCAGTCCTCCGTTACCATCACCGGGAAGCTTCTCAGTCACCCCGGCAGCAACCAGACCCTGACGTTCATACTCGGCACCCCGACCAACGCCCTCCTCGGAACGATCAGGGTCAACACCCTGACGATCTCCGAACCGGCGGTCGTTTCACAGCCGACCGTTCAGTTCGCCACGACCAGCGAGACGGTCGACGCGACGGCCGGAACGTTCAACGTGACCGTCAACCTGTCGACCGCGTCGGCGACGGCGACCACGATCCCATTCACTATCGGCGGGACGGCGGCCGCGGGGACCGACTACACCGGGCTGACCGCGTCTCCACTCGTCATCCCCGCCGGCCAGACGTCCGCCACCATCACCGGCACACTCGTCAGCCACCCGGGCAACGACCAGACCCTGACGTTCACCCTCGGCACCCCGACCAACGCCACACTCGGCGGTTCGGCAACCAACACCCTGACGATCCATGAAGCGAAGATCGTCTTGATCGCCACCGGCGCGTCGGCCGGGAATGCTCCGGAAGTGAAGGTCTTCAACGCCGACGGCTCCATCCGCTTCGACTTCATGGCCTACGCCGCGAACTTCACGGGCGGCGTCACCGTTGCGGTCGGCGACGTCAACGGCGACGGCGTACCCGACATTATCACCGGGGCAGGCCCCGGCGGCGGCCCCCGCGTCGAAGTCTTCGACGGCGTCACCGGAGCCCTCATTGGTAATTTCTTCGCGTACAGCCCGACGTTCACGGGCGGCGTCTACGTCGCGGTCGGGGATGTAAACGGCGACGGCAAAGACGACATCATCACCGGCGCGGGAGCCGGTGGCGGTCCCCACGTCAAGGTCTTCGACGGCGCCACGGGTGCCACACTGCAAAGCTTCTTCGCGTACAGCCCGACGTTCACGGGCGGCGTGACGGTCGCGGCCGGGGATGTGAACGGCGACGGCAAGGCCGACATCATCACCGGAGCGGGCCCCGGCGGCGGACCCCAGGTCAATGTTTTCGACGGCGCCACCGGCGCGGTGCTGCAAAGCTTCTTCGCCTACGATGTGCAATTCACGGGCGGCGTCTACGTCGCGGCCGGAGACTTCAAGGGCGACGGCGTGGCGGATATCGCCACCGGGGCCGACGTCGGCGGCGGCCCCCACGTGAAAATCTTCGACGCGGAAACCGGCGCGGCATTCCAGAGCTTCTTCGCGGGCGACTCGGGCTTGCGAAATGGCGTGACGGTCGCGGCAGGGGACGTGAACGGTGACGGCAAGGACGACGTGATCACCAGTGTCGGGGCCGGCGGCGGTCCCCACGTCATCGTTTTCGACGCGACCACGAACGCCACCTTGTTGAACTTGTCGGCTTACCCGGCGTCGTTCGTCGGCGGCGTGTACGTGGGGTCGGACGGCTGATCGCGGTCGACGCCGGTAACCAGAGACCGCCACCTGTGAAACGTGCGTGTTGGGTGTTCTGTCGCCCGTGTACCGATCGGGTTCGCGAATGGCCCACAAATCCCAATCCCGGCGGCGACCGCCGGTACGCCCGGCCCCGATCGACCGAATCAAGGAGCCCGTCCGGCGATTCCTCGCGATCGAATCGGCCAGCGGGGCGGTGTTGATCGGCTGTACGTTGCTCGCGATGGCGGCGGCCAACTCTGGGGCGGCTCACGCCGTTCATGCGTTCTGGGAGACGCACGTTCGCGTCGGCGTGGGCGAATACGTCCTCGATCAGCCGTTGCATTTCTGGGTGAACGACGCCCTGATGACGTTGTTCTTTTTCGTCGTCGGGTTGGAGATCAAGCGAGAACTGGTCGGCGGCGAACTGAGTACACCCCAGAAAGCCGCTCTACCCGTGGTAGCCGCGCTCGGCGGAATGTTGGCCCCGGCGGGTCTTTATCTCGCGCTCCATGTGGCACTCGGTAAGAGTGATGCCGGAGCCCGCGGGTGGGGCATCCCGATGGCCACGGACATCGCGTTCGTGGTCGGCGTCCTGGCCGTCTTCGGTCCCCGCGTTCCGTTCGGGCTGAAGATCTTCCTCCTCTCGCTGGCCATTGCCGACGACATCGGCGCGATCCTCGTCATCGCCGTGGCGTACAGCGGGTCGCCGGACGGATTGGCGCTGTTGACCGCCGCGGCCGGGTTCGCGGCGATCTTCGGCATGCAGCGTCTCGGCGTTCGTTCGGTCGGTCTTTACGTACTCGCGGGTGCCGGAATCTGGCTGGCGGTTCTGAAGTCCGGAGTCCATCCCACGATCGCCGGCGTCTTGCTGGGACTGATCACCCCGTCATCCGCCTGGGTCGCCCGCCCGACCCTCACGGACACCCTCACGGACACCCTCGCCCGCTTGTCCGACGCCAAGGTCGCCCACATCGACGGGGACGACGTGCGGCGGGTCGCGTTCGCCGCGCGGGAGTCAGTATCCCCTCTGGAACGCCTGGAAAGATTCCTCCACCCGTGGATCGGCTTCGCGGTCATGCCGTTGTTCGCGCTTGCGAACGCGGCCGTCGAGGTGCGGTTGGAGGCGGTGAAAGACCCGATCGCACTGGCGATCGCGGTCGCACTGATCGTGGGCAAGCCGGTCGGCATCGTCGGGTTCAGTTACGCGGCGGTACGAATGGGAATCGCGCAGCTTCCGACCGGTGTGAACTGGAAGATGCTGGCGGGGGCCGGTTGCCTCGGTGGGATCGGGTTCACGATGTCGTTATTCATCGCCGGCCTCGCGCTGCCATTCGACTTGCTGGACGCCGGGAAAATTGGCATCCTGATCGGCTCCGCAGCCAGCGCCTGCATCGGGAGCCTTTTGCTCGTGTTCGGCCTTCCGAAATCGGTGGCAAACCCGACGTGAAGTAGCTCGTAATCGGAATAAGTCGTCTGGGTTTCAGGCTCCCGAATTTGGCACGATTTCTGCTCAAATCGAATTTCTTAAAAGCACACTTTGACCTTATTGATTCGTGTGCCACTCGCGATGAATGAAGCTGCCCAAAAACCGCTCTCGATTCTGATCGTGGACGACAACCGGGATTTGGCGGACAGCCTGGGTACGCTCCTGGAAATCTGGGGGCACGAGGTCCGAATCACATACGACGGACTGAGCGGGTACCAAGCCGCCTACGACCGCGCACCGGACTGCCTAATTGCTGACATTCAGATGCCCGGTTTAACCGGATACGAGTTGGCGCGCCGGGTGCGTGACGAGCCGAAACTTCGGCGGACGCAATTGGTCGCGTTGTCGGCATTTTCGGACGCGAAGCATGTTGCCCGCGCCGAGATGTCGGGGTTTGATTTCCAGCTAGTTAAGTCTCACGACAATTCTCGATTAGCGGAGATTCTATCTATGGTCGAGCAAATCAAGAAGATTGCCGAGCAGACGCAAGAGCTCGCCCGGCGCAACGTCGACCTCGCGGGCCAGACTCAAGAGTTAGCCAAACAGAACGTCGAACTCGCGGGGGAAACCAAACAACTCCTCAAGGAAGTGAAAGAAGACATTCGGGAAGTGAAAGAAGACATCAAAGAGGTGAAGAAGCAGGTCAAGGAGATCAAAGGCTCCGAGTCTTGATCGTCCGGCTTCCCGTTGTTACTCGCTCCGCCGCCGCGGACCGCGAATGGCTTCAGCGGTGAAGGGGTCATCGGGCCAGGAGTGTCTCGGATAGCGAGCGCGGAGTTCTTTCCGCACGAGCGGGTAGCCGTTTTTCCAGAAGCTCGCGAGGTCGTCCGTCACTTGTTGGGGACGGTAGTTCGGCGCGAGTAAATGCAGAAGGACTTTGACCCGGCCGCCGGCAACGCGCGGCGTTTCGGTCAGCCCGAACAGTTCTTGAATGCGGGCGGCCAGGATCGGCGGCCGCCCTTCTTCGTACTGCATCGTGATGTGACTGCCGCTTGGCACTTCGATGCTGTCCGGCGCCTCGCGGTCGACGGCTTGTAATTTCTGATAGGAGAGCATCCTGCGGAGTGCATCCAGCCAGGGGCCGTTTCGCAGGTCCGCCAGCGACCGGCGGCCGCGGCAGAACGGCTCCAACAATTCCCCCAAATCCGTGTCGTCGAACGCGGGCAGTTCCAGCGCGGGCATCCACCCGCGAAGACAACGAACGCGCACCCGGAATCGGCCGGCGTCCGAGTCCGCCGGCGGAAGCACCTGGTCTAATCGTGCGGCAGCCGCGGCGGCGAGGACTTGCGCGGCCCGCGTTTCGTCGCCGATGTGACCGGCGGTGTCGTCGATCACCAAGTCTTCGTACCGCGTCTGCTTTCGCGCGACGAGTTTTCCGGCCTGCCCGTCGAACAGAATCTCGTTCGCTACGACCAGTTTCTCGGCCGGCAGCCATTCGCGCTCGACGGACGACGCCAGACGGACAAGCGATTCCACGCCGCCCGCGTCCACGTCGACGCAAACGAACAGATCCGATTCGACCACACCACTACTTGGTCCCAAGCGCACCCCACGGCCGCCGACCATCTTCGCCCGGCGATCGTTCGGCCCGCGCCGCCTGGCCAGACGGTCCGGGAACGCAGCCAGAATCGCTCGGAGTAGGTCGTTGTCGGGATTCGAACAGGAGACAGTTCCAGTGGTCGTTTCATCCCTGACCAACCGCCGTAACTGGTCGCGGGCCTGCAAGACGCTCCACGCCCCGCCGCGGTGCAAGCGACCGAGCGGCCCGTCGAGCCGGCCGGACGAATCGAACGCTTCTAACGCCTCCACCCGATCGAGGACGTCCGAGACGGTCGGTGCGGGCGCGCGGGGTGGGCCGGCGTCGACGCCTCGCTCGAAAGAGTCGCGCTCCGAAAGGATCGCCCCGGCTAAAGCGGCGCGATCGGGGATACCGAGTCGTTGACCCTCGACCAGTAACCGGCCGACGCGCGGGTGAACCGGCAGGCGGGCCAGCGTGCGGCCGGTGTCGGTCAGGGTGTTTCCGTCTAACGCGTCGAGTCGACGGAGCAAGCCGAGGGCTTGCGCGACCGCCTCAGGGCGAGGCGGTTCCAGCCAGGGGAAGGCTTCGACGGCCGTTTCACCTAGCGCGAGTAGCTGCAGGACAGCCCCGGCGAGGTCGACCCGGCGAATCTCGGGCTCGGTCTGTTCGGGTCGGCTGCGGTGGCCGGGTTCGTCCCAGAGTCGGACGCAGACGCCCGGCCGCGTCCGCCCGGCGCGGCCGGCCCGTTGGTCGGCCGACGCGCGGGCGATTGGCACGAGCCGCAGCCGATCCATGCCGACGCCCGCGTCAAACTCCATGACCCGCGCGAGGCCCGTGTCCACAACGACCGTGACGCCGTCCACCGTAACCGACGTCTCGGCCACGTTGGTTGCCAGCACGATTTTGCGGCGGTCGAGCTTTTGCAGCGCGCGGTCCTGCTGCTCCGGGGGCAGGTCGCCGTGGAGGGGTAGGAGGGCGATGTTCTGGTCCCGGGCAAACCCTTCCAACTCGGCCGTCGTCTGGCGAATCTCGCGGAGCCCGGGGAGGAAAACGAGGGCGTCGCCGTCCGTCTCGTCCAGCACTGTGCGAACAGCCGCAGCCGTGGCGACCGGCCACGGGGCCTCAGGACGTCGGGGGCGGTAACGGATGTCGACCGGGAACGTCCGCCCTTCACTCGTTACAACCCGACAGTCGCCCAGGTAAGCGGCCACCGGGTCGGCGTCGATGGTCGCGGACATGACGACGACCTGGAGGTCCGGCCGGACCGTCTGCCGGACGAGCCGGACCATCCCGAGCGCGAGGTCGGCTTCGAGCCCGCGCTCGTGGAACTCGTCGAACACGACGGCCGAGATCCGTTCCAGAAACGGGTCGTCGTGTAGCATCCGCAGGAGAATACCGGGCGTGACCGCGACGGCCCGCGTTCGCGGGCCGGCCTTCCGGTCGAAGCGCACGTGGTAGCCGTACACGTCGCCGAGGGCCGACCCGTGTTCGACGGCCATCCGCCGCGCCGCCGCACGGGCCGCGACGCGGCGCGGCTCCAGCAGCAACACCTGCCCCGCCCCGGCCAGCCCGGATTCAACGATCGCCGGCGGAACGCGGGTCGTCTTCCCCGCCCCGGTCGGCGCGCGCAACACGACGGCCCCGGATTGCTTGAGGGCGTTAAGCAGGTCGGGGATCACGTCGTCGATCGGGAGCCGGTCGCGTGCCATGTCGGATTGATACCGCGCGGCGAACCGGGTTCCAAGATTTGCGGTGTCCACCGGCATACGCCAAGTCATTGTGTGGGGACGCTGATCCGGTGCGGAGTGGCGTCTCCGAGGCGTCCCGTCGAGGAAAATTCCGAAAGTGGCGCACGCAAACGAGAGCTTCCGTTGTGGCCCCGCTACAACCTGCTACACTCGCTCGCAGTCCGGTCTCTTTTTTCCACTCCGACTGCCCGGAGGTGCCTCACCGTTGTACCCGAAGCCCCGTCGTGCGCACGCCCATTTCTTGTCCGCGTGCGCGGTCTTGCTGTGGCTGTCCGCGACCAGTGTCGCTCAAGAGAAAAAGCCCCTTCGGTGGGGTGCCGACGCGACCGGCGGCGCGCCGTTCGTTTACAAGAACAATGCCGACCAATTCGTCGGCTTCGAATGGGATCTGGCAGAATATCTTGCCGACAAACTCGGGCGCAAGAGCGTCATGCAGCCCGGCGACTGGGACAAGTTACCCGAGCGGCTCGACCAGCCGGCCGACGGGGCCGAGGGCATCGACATTGTTTTGAACGGCTACGAGTTGAACGACGAATTGACGAAACGGTATGCGGCCACGCGGCCGTACTACGTTTACCGGCTCCAACTCCTGGCCCGCAAATCGGACGACGGCATCCAGGGCTGGAGCGACCTTCCCGCCCGCGGCGGACGGCCGGGCAAAAGCGTCGGCGTCCTCGGCGGGTCCGCGGCCCACAAGTACACGAAAGAACTGTTCGGCGATCAGATCGATCTGCGGATCAACCCGGACGTGGCGACTGTTTTCGGACTGGTGAAAGACGGCCGGATGGACGCCACCGTTCAGGACAACGCGGCGGCCACGTACTTCGTGAACGAAATACCCGAGTTACGCAAGGTCGACGAGCCGCGGCGGCCCGGGTTTTACGTCATGTATCTGCGCAAGGCCGACAGCGAGTTGCGCGACCAGATCGACGCCGCCATCGCGGCCGGCATCCGCGACGGCATGCTCAAGCGGATTTACCAAAAATACGACCTGTGGAACGACGACCAGGAACGCCTGCCTTACTGGACCGATCGACCCTGGCCGCCGAGCGGGGGCGACACGCCCGCCGGCGCGGAGGCGACATCGAATGAAAACCCGTGGCCGCGCATGTTGGGCGAACTCCTCCGGGCGGCGCTGACGACGATACTATTGTCGGTGACATCGTTCCCGCTCGCGATGGCCCTCGGCATGCTCGTCGCCGTCGGCCGCGTGTACGGCTCGCGGCTCGTCGCGCTTCCACTCGGTGTTTATGTCGAAGTGCTGCGGGGAACCCCGCTCATGCTCCAGCTTTACACGATCTATTACCTGTTGCCGAAAATCTCCCAGCACCTCGCCCTGGCACCGATTGAAGCCGGCATACTCGGGCTCGCGATCAACTACTCGGCCTACGAGGCAGAGAACTACCGAGCCGGTCTGCTGGCGATTCCGAGAGGTCAGATGGAAGCGGCCCTCTCGCTCGGGATGAGCCGGCTGACGGCGCTTCGGGTCGTCATCGTCCCGCAAGCATTCCGCATCGTGATCCCGCCGGTCACGAACGATTTCATCGCTCTGTTCAAGGATACGTCGGTCTGCTCCGTGATTCTGATCACGGAACTGACACGAAAGTACAACGAATTGTACAACTTCAACCGCGACTACATCGTGGAACTGGCGTTCGTCACGGCCGGCCTGTACCTCCTGATGAGCTACCCGCTCGCCATCGCGGCCCGCCGACTCGAACGTATGACCGCCAACGGCCGGGAAGGAGGTCGGGCGTGATCCGCGTATCCAATCTGGTCAAACATCACGGGCCGGCCCGCATTCTGGACGGAATCTCGATCGAGGCGCGGGCCGGCGAGGTGACCGCCCTCGTCGGCCCGTCGGGCGGCGGTAAGAGTACGCTCTTGCGCTGCATCAACGCGCTGGAGCCGTTCCAGGAAGGCGAGATCACCGTCGGCGAGGTGACGCTGACCGGCGGCCGGCCCGCGCCGCACGGCACTTTGCTGCGGCTCCGCCGGGTGGTCGGGATGGTGTTCCAGCAGTTCAACTTGTTCCCGCACATGACGGCCCTGGAGAACGTGATGGCCGGGCCGCGACACGCACTCGGCCGCCCCAGGGCGGAAGTCGAGCCACGGGCACGGGAACTCCTCGCGCGGGTGGGGCTGAAGGACAAGTGCGACGCCCGCCCGGGGCAGTTGTCCGGCGGCCAACAGCAGCGGGTCGCGATCGCCCGCGCGCTGGCGGTGAACCCGGTGGCCATCTTGTTCGACGAACCCACCAGCGCTCTCGACCCGGCGATGGCCCGGGAGGTTCTAACAGTCATGCGCGACCTGGCGCGGGACGGCCAGACCATGATTGTCGTCACGCACGACATGGGGTTTGCCGCGCAGGCGCACGTCGTCCATCTGATGGAAAGAGGTAGGGTCATGTGGAGTGGGCCGCCCGGCGAACGGCCAGGCGATCACGCACAATAACGGGATTGCGGCGAAGGGTGTTCGGGCCGCGCCAGTTTGTCGCGGCCCGCGAGAGGGGTCATCCGTTTTCAAGGAGAGACGATGCCAAAGATTTTGGCGTTCGCGGGCAGCACGCGGCGGGACTCGTTTAACAAGAAGCTCGTCCGCTGCGCCGTCGAGCGGGCGAAGGAACACGGGGCGAACATCACCTTCATTGACCTCCGCGATTACCCGCTGCCGATCTACGACGGCGACCTGGAAGCCGAATCCGGGCAGCCGGAAAACGGGACGAAACTGTACGAACTCATGAAGGGCCATCAGGGGCTGTTGTTGGCCTGCCCGGAGTACAACAGCTCCATCTCGGCCGTACTCAAAAACACCATCGACTGGGTCTCCCGCCCGCGGCCCGGGGAAGCGCCGCTCGCCGCGTTCACCGGCAAGGTGGCCGCACTCCTCAGCGCGTCGCCCGGTGCGTTGGGCGGACTTCGCGGGCTCGTCCACGTCCGCGCGATCCTGGGCAACATCGGCGTGTTCGTGATCCCAGATCAAATTGCCGTTCCGAAGGCGCACGAAGCGTTCGGCGAAGACGGCACGTTGCGGGACGAAAAGCTGGCCCAAGGTCTGGCCGGAGTCGTCCAGAAGTTAGTCCACGCGACTCACAAGCTGCACGGGTAGGATTGTGTCGGCGGGTTAGCGCCGTCGTCGCGTGGAACGGACCGTGCCTGTGAGTCGTTTATCTCAACCGTGAGGTTGTAAATGGACGCGCCGGTGAACCCCGCGGGCGATTTCGTTCCCGAAGAGTCCTACGGCCCCGAACGTCGAAATGAATTCATTGGCACCATCGAGACCACTCCTGCCACCGCTCGCGAAATCGTCTCGGACCTTCAAGCCCACCAGCTCGACACCCGTTATCGGGTCTGGAGTGTCCGCCAAATCGTTCACCATTTGGCGGACAGCCATGTGAATAGTTACGTTCGTTTCAAATGGGCCCTCACCGAAGATCACCCAACGATCAAAGCCTATGATGAAGGCCGGTGGGCGGCGTTGGCCGACACAGTACAAGGTGACGTCCGCGCGCCGCTCCTGCTGCTGGAAGGGCTCCACCTTCGCTGGGTACAACTTTTGCGAACGATGACGGACGAGCAGTTCCGTCGCTCCTTCTACCACCCAGAGACCGGGAAGACGATTCGGTTATCCGAGGCGTTGTGCTACTACGCGTGGCACTGCCGGCATCACGTGGCACAGATCCGTTGGCTTCGCGAACAACGCGGGTGGTAGAGAAGACTTCCGTTAGACGAGTCCGGGAATTCGGTACGGATCGCGGAACTGCTCACCGTCCCAAGCCACTCCGCCACCCGGTGTAAAACTCGACGGCCAGTACAGGTT
This portion of the Fimbriiglobus ruber genome encodes:
- the hrpB gene encoding ATP-dependent helicase HrpB encodes the protein MDTANLGTRFAARYQSDMARDRLPIDDVIPDLLNALKQSGAVVLRAPTGAGKTTRVPPAIVESGLAGAGQVLLLEPRRVAARAAARRMAVEHGSALGDVYGYHVRFDRKAGPRTRAVAVTPGILLRMLHDDPFLERISAVVFDEFHERGLEADLALGMVRLVRQTVRPDLQVVVMSATIDADPVAAYLGDCRVVTSEGRTFPVDIRYRPRRPEAPWPVATAAAVRTVLDETDGDALVFLPGLREIRQTTAELEGFARDQNIALLPLHGDLPPEQQDRALQKLDRRKIVLATNVAETSVTVDGVTVVVDTGLARVMEFDAGVGMDRLRLVPIARASADQRAGRAGRTRPGVCVRLWDEPGHRSRPEQTEPEIRRVDLAGAVLQLLALGETAVEAFPWLEPPRPEAVAQALGLLRRLDALDGNTLTDTGRTLARLPVHPRVGRLLVEGQRLGIPDRAALAGAILSERDSFERGVDAGPPRAPAPTVSDVLDRVEALEAFDSSGRLDGPLGRLHRGGAWSVLQARDQLRRLVRDETTTGTVSCSNPDNDLLRAILAAFPDRLARRRGPNDRRAKMVGGRGVRLGPSSGVVESDLFVCVDVDAGGVESLVRLASSVEREWLPAEKLVVANEILFDGQAGKLVARKQTRYEDLVIDDTAGHIGDETRAAQVLAAAAAARLDQVLPPADSDAGRFRVRVRCLRGWMPALELPAFDDTDLGELLEPFCRGRRSLADLRNGPWLDALRRMLSYQKLQAVDREAPDSIEVPSGSHITMQYEEGRPPILAARIQELFGLTETPRVAGGRVKVLLHLLAPNYRPQQVTDDLASFWKNGYPLVRKELRARYPRHSWPDDPFTAEAIRGPRRRSE
- a CDS encoding ABC transporter substrate-binding protein/permease — protein: MYPKPRRAHAHFLSACAVLLWLSATSVAQEKKPLRWGADATGGAPFVYKNNADQFVGFEWDLAEYLADKLGRKSVMQPGDWDKLPERLDQPADGAEGIDIVLNGYELNDELTKRYAATRPYYVYRLQLLARKSDDGIQGWSDLPARGGRPGKSVGVLGGSAAHKYTKELFGDQIDLRINPDVATVFGLVKDGRMDATVQDNAAATYFVNEIPELRKVDEPRRPGFYVMYLRKADSELRDQIDAAIAAGIRDGMLKRIYQKYDLWNDDQERLPYWTDRPWPPSGGDTPAGAEATSNENPWPRMLGELLRAALTTILLSVTSFPLAMALGMLVAVGRVYGSRLVALPLGVYVEVLRGTPLMLQLYTIYYLLPKISQHLALAPIEAGILGLAINYSAYEAENYRAGLLAIPRGQMEAALSLGMSRLTALRVVIVPQAFRIVIPPVTNDFIALFKDTSVCSVILITELTRKYNELYNFNRDYIVELAFVTAGLYLLMSYPLAIAARRLERMTANGREGGRA
- a CDS encoding amino acid ABC transporter ATP-binding protein, which codes for MIRVSNLVKHHGPARILDGISIEARAGEVTALVGPSGGGKSTLLRCINALEPFQEGEITVGEVTLTGGRPAPHGTLLRLRRVVGMVFQQFNLFPHMTALENVMAGPRHALGRPRAEVEPRARELLARVGLKDKCDARPGQLSGGQQQRVAIARALAVNPVAILFDEPTSALDPAMAREVLTVMRDLARDGQTMIVVTHDMGFAAQAHVVHLMERGRVMWSGPPGERPGDHAQ
- a CDS encoding NADPH-dependent FMN reductase, with translation MPKILAFAGSTRRDSFNKKLVRCAVERAKEHGANITFIDLRDYPLPIYDGDLEAESGQPENGTKLYELMKGHQGLLLACPEYNSSISAVLKNTIDWVSRPRPGEAPLAAFTGKVAALLSASPGALGGLRGLVHVRAILGNIGVFVIPDQIAVPKAHEAFGEDGTLRDEKLAQGLAGVVQKLVHATHKLHG
- a CDS encoding YfiT family bacillithiol transferase — protein: MDAPVNPAGDFVPEESYGPERRNEFIGTIETTPATAREIVSDLQAHQLDTRYRVWSVRQIVHHLADSHVNSYVRFKWALTEDHPTIKAYDEGRWAALADTVQGDVRAPLLLLEGLHLRWVQLLRTMTDEQFRRSFYHPETGKTIRLSEALCYYAWHCRHHVAQIRWLREQRGW